The Pseudomonas protegens genome contains the following window.
CGCAATCAAGGCCCCCAGGCCGAAGGCCACGGCCGCTCCCCAGAGCAGGCAACCTGCGTTGATCCCCAGCGCCGCGCGTAGGGCCTGGCGTTTGCCTTCCACAGTGGCGGTGCGCAGCACCAGGGCGGTGTCCAGGCCCGGGGTCAGGGTCAGCAGGGTGGCGGCCAGGGTGAAGGCTAGGAGATTCTCGGTGATCGACATGGGGCAGGTTTCGACGTGAGGTTGCGGGCAGGTTAACAGGCCACGAGCACCGCCGCTTGTGCTGTTTCAAGCACCGGGCGAGTCCTGACTGAAACGCCGATCAGCCATAGAGGTCGGCCAGTTTGAAGGCCCAATCAGCGCTCAGCGCGATGACCTCCAACAGCATGTGCAGCAGTATCGGGACCAACACTGCGCCACTGGCTATGCGCGCGATAGCAAGCACACAGCCACAGGCAAAGAGCAGTGCGATGGACGTCCAGTTGTCGTACTGGGTGTGGAACCCGGCAAAAATGGCCGACGTCGCGATCACGGCAATCCATTTCCAGAGCTGGCTGTTCTCATACGGAAACAGCCGCAGCAGGTAATGGCGGAAATACAGTTCTTCGAGAATCGGTGGCAGCACAATCAGTGAGGCGACTTTGATCAGGGTTTGCCGAGTGTCGAGCCCCGTCAGCAATTCGTTCATGAATGCTTCTTGAGGCAGCGAAAGAAACATGATGATGACGCCACACAGGGCATAGAGCGCGATGAGGCATAGCGCGCCCATTTTTAATGGCTGGATGAATGTTCGCCCGCGCAACTGCGCGGCCAGGCCGGAACGGTACTGGATGGCGAACAGGATGGACAGGGAGAGGGCGGCAGCACCACTGATGATGACGAACACCAGATAACTCTGCATCACGGTCGGCATCAGCAGGATGCCGGGTACTCCCGACAGGATGTACAACAGGGTCGCCAGAATGAACAGGCCAAGCCTGGGAAAGAACCGGTAGGTAGAACGCTCAGGGGCGCAGACCCCAGGCGGGGAAAACAGATGAGTCACAGTCACTCCATGAATGTGGGATAAGCGGGGTGGCATAGTGCCACTCTTGGCTACCGCCGGGAACCGCTTTCAGATGGCATTTGCAAAGGATATTCAGCCTTTGCGCTTGACCAGCGCCAGGTACACCCCCGAGCCTTTCCCGGGTTCGATGTAGTTCGCACCGTCCAGGTCGGCTATCCGGGTTGGTCTTATCTCCAGTTCCAGCTCCGGCGCGCCTTCGTACCATTCGTTGTTGTCGTTCAGTCCTCTTTCGAAGGCATCGAGAAATGCCTGGCAACTGTCGAACTGGCCATAGCTGTAGTTGCCTTGCTGGTCGCTGTAAAAGCGTGAGTAGCTCAGCAGCACGATGCCCCAGCGCTCGATGCGCTCACCGGGACTGGTGCGGGGGATCTGCTTGACCAGGTCCTTGCGGATTTCCCAGGTCTTGTAATAGGCATTCTTGTTGTTGTGCACCACCTTGAATTCGATGGCGGTCGAGGGCTGTTCGCCGTAGCTGTCCTCGACCCAGATATCCACCTTGCGTCGTTCTGCGGCGATCAGCCAGCGCGGCACGTTGCTGCGCGCAACGCTGATGTTGCTGGGACGAAAGTCGTCGCGTTTATCCAGCTGGCCGCCGAGGCCGAGGTGATCGCGATTGATGTCCAGCAATGCCGCCGATTCCAGGCTCAGCCACAGCTCGGGAGCAGTGGTGACCATGATGGATTTGAGGATGCGCTGGCGTTCGTCTTTTTTCAGGTGATTGAGCAGCAGCTCGGTAAAGCCGGGAACAAAGGACATGGGATCTCCTTATCAGGTCCGAATAGGTGGAACGGTCAGATCAATGCCCATCTGTAGGAGCGAGCTTGCTCGCGATGCTTTCCAAAGCGCCGCCTATCCCCTGCCAGTGCGCGTTATCGTTGAGGTTCTTCGCGAGCAAGCTCGCTCCTACGAGAGGGCGACGGTCAATATGGGCCGCGGGGTTCAGGGATGCCCCGTTGCTGTTGCCGGGCTTCGAGCTGTTTGTCCACGGCGCGTTTGCCACTGAGTAGCTTGAGGTGCTGCACGCTGGGCGGTAGCTGGCTGTCGATCAGTGTCAGCAGATCCATCTGTGGGGCCTTGATGATGCGCAGGTCAGCAATGTTCGAGGTTTTCAGGCCGCTGAGTTCCGTCAAGGCCTTGAGATTGGCCAAGCGCAGCCTGCGCAGATGGGGAGTGTCGCCCAGCGCCAGCCGGCTCAATTGCGCCTGATCCTCGATCTGCAGCACTTGCAGCTGTGGAAACCCGTCCAGGTCCAGGCGGTTGAGGCCACGGACCCGCAGGATATCCAGTTCCTTAACGTACGGATTGCGCAGTTCCGGCATGCCCTCGCGGCTGCCGAAGCTCACCGACAGGCTGTGCAGGCCGGACATACGGGCCACCATGCCCAGGGGCGTCTTGGCCGGCATGCGGTGCAAGTTCAGGGTGGCGATGTTCGGGCACTGGCTCAGGACGTCCAGGTTGTGGCTTTGCACACTGATGGATAGCTGGTGCAGGTCGGGCATCTGGTCGATCGGCGCGAGGTCGATGGCGGGGCCCTTGTCCAGGGAGAGCCGCAGTTGTTGCAGGTGCTTGAGGTTGGGCAGGCTGAGCAGTTCAGGCAGGTCGGCGCTGATCACCTGCAGGGCAAACTCCCGAAGCAGGGGCAGGCGGCCGATAGCCTCGTAATGCTCCAGGGCATCGAGGCAGTCCAGGCTCAGGGACTGCACATGGGGTAGGGCCAGCAACACCCGGGCATCGAATGCGCTGCCCGGATAGTGGCTATAGAAACGCACCTTGAGGCGTTCACCGAAACGGGCGCAGAGCGTGTCGAGCTGACTCAGCAGTTCGCCGTCGTACTGTTCGGCCTTGGCGAACTGGACGATGACCTGGGCCTGGTCATCGGCCTCCAGGCGGGCGCTAACCTGCAGTTCCAGGTCGGCCTGGCTGGGGGCTTGAATTCGATGGGGAAACATCAGCGGTCCTTGATGATTTTCGCCGCGGCATCATGCCATTGCGCACGCTTCATCGCCATTTGCGCGCAGGCCCGGCCAACTGCCGGGCCGCCTTGCAGGAAAGGTCACGGGTCGACCTGACCCATCAGCTCGGCCACCGATTCCGGGCGCTTGGCGTAGCGCTGGGCCAGCACCGCGCAGACCATCAGCTGGATCTGGTGGAACAGCATCAGCGGCAGAATCAGCACGCCCAGGGTGCTGCCGGCGAACAGCACCTGGGCCATGGGCACGCCGGTGGCCAGGCTCTTTTTCGAGCCGCAGAAGAGGATGGTGATGCGGTCTTCCTGGTCGAAGCCGAACAGCTTGCCGAGAAAGCTCGACGCCAGCAGCACCAGGGCCAGGAGGATGCAGCAGGCCACCACCAGGCCAGCCAGTTCCCACAGCGGGATCTGGTGCCAGATGCCTTCGTTCACCGCTTCGCTGAAGGCGCCGTAGACCACCAGCAGGATCGAGCCCTGGTCGACGAAGCGCAGCCAGTTCTTGTTGCGCCCGACCCAGGCGCCGATCCAGCGCCGGGCGATCTGCCCGGCGATGAACGGCAGCAGCAGCTGCACGCTGATCTTGACGATGGCATCCAGGGTCGATCCGCTGTCGCCGTGCACGTTCAGCAGCAGGGTCACCAAAAGCGGGGTGAGGAAGATGCCGAACAGGCTCGATGCCGCGGCGCTGCAGATGGCCGCCGGGATATTGCCCCGGGCCAGGGAGGTGAAGGCGATGGCCGATTGCACCGTGGCCGGCAGGGCGCACAGGTAGAGCATGCCCAGGTACAGGTCGTTGCCCACCAGCGGCGACAGCAGCGGCTTGAGCGCCAGCCCCAGCAGTGGGAAGAGCACAAAGGTCAGGCTGAACACCAGCAGGTGCAGGCGCCAGTGGCCGGCCCCGGCGATGATCGCCTCGCGCGACAGCTTGGCGCCGTGGAGGAAGAACAGCAGGCCGATGGCGAGGTTGGTCAGCCAGCCGAAGCCGACCGCCACCTGGCCGCTGGCGGGCAGGAAGCTGGCCAGCAGCACCACGCCGATCAGGGTCAGGGTGAAGTTGTCGGGCAAAAGACGCGAGCGTGTCATAGCGGGATCATCCGGGGGTTGCCAAGTGCGGTGGGGCGACTCTAACGTGGCTGGAATTTACCGACTAACGCCAAGGAGCCCATTAATGCCGCCTAAAGGACATGAGAAAATCGTCCGCCGCAGTATTCCCGGGCTGCCCAGTCTGCCGCGACCGGTGTACGGGCGCACCGAATCCTTGCCCAATCGCGCCTTGACCCGGCGCCACAGCCACCCCTGGGTACAGTTGTCCTACGCGATTGCCGGGGTGCTGGAGATCCAGACCAGCGCCGGGCGTTTTATCGCTCCGCCGCAGCGCGCGGTGTGGATTCCCGCCGGGGTGCCGCACCGGGTATTCAGCTCGCCGCGCACCGAGATGCGCAGCCTGTACCTCGATTGCAGCGTTACCACCTGGGCGGCGACAGACAGCTGCCAGGTGCTGGCGGTCAGCAGCCTGCTGCGCGAGCTGATCCGCGCCTTCAGCGAATTGCCGGTGGAGTATGTCGAGGACAGCGCCGACGGGCGCCTGGCCCAGGTGCTGCTGGACCAGCTGGCCGCCGCGCCGCAACTGGACCTGATGCTGCCGCTGCCCCTGGATCCGCGCTTGCGGGCGATCTACCGCAGCTTGCAGGCGCACCCGGAACAGCCGACCACCCTGAGGCAATGGAGCTACAAGCTGGGTGTGACCGAGAAGACCCTCAGCCGCCTGTTTCTCAAGGATACCGGGCTGACCTTCCGCGCCTGGCGCCAGCGCTTGCGCCTGCTTGGCGCGTTGACCCCGCTGGAGCAGGGCGAGCGGGTCACCGATGTGGCCCTGGCTTGTGGCTATGACTCGACCTCGGCGTTTATCGCTGCGTTTCGCCAGCAGTTCGACGCCACCCCGGGGGAGTTTTTCCGCGATCTATGAAGGCTTGGCCGCTCCTTGTAGCCGCTGCCGCAGGCTGCGAACGGTCGCGAAGCGGCCGCAGCGTTATATCAGGAAGCCGGTGTGGGTCTGCTGCGCAGCCCATCGCAGCCTGCGGCAGCGGCTACAGGGTGCGACGGTGCAGCGGTATGGGATGTGCGGCAGTGCGAAAACTACCGCATGGTGCGACAAGGCGCGGCAGGTCAGGCCCTTGACGGGCGCAGCAGTGCGATCTGCTCCGGCGGCACCAGGGTGCGCAGGGTCTTGTACAGGGCCCGGGTTTCCAGCAGGTTCCAGATCCGCAGCAGGGTTTCCAGGGCGTCCAGCGGTTTGCTGATGAAGTCCCGGGCGCCCAGGGCCAGGGCCCGCAGGCGGGTGTCGCGGGTGGCGTCGGCGGTGAGCACCAGGATCGGCAGGTAGTCGTGGGCCGGGATCCGCCGGTTGAGCTGTTCGAGCACGGCAAAGCCGTCGAACTCGGGCATGTGCAGATCGAGGATCACCAGGTCCGGCTCGAAGCTGTTGAACAGCTCCAGGGTGCGCAGCGGCTGGGTGCTGCTCAGGACGTTGTGCAGGCCTTCGCGGGCCAGCAGCTGTTCCATCAGGTCCAGGTTGGGGCGCTGATCATCGACGATGAGGATGCGCATATCGGCAGTCATAGGGGCTCCGCTAAACAGGCGTCCAGGTGGGCGAAGAACGCCGGGATTTGAATGGGCTTGGTGAGGATCGCCGTGGCGCCGGCTTCCAGCAGGCGGCGCTGGGTCAGTTCGCTGGCGTCGGCGGTGATCATCAGGATCGGCGTGGTGGCGGTGTTGCTGGAGGCCCGCAGCCGCTGCAGCACTTGCAGGCCTTGCAGGTCCGGCAGGTTGACGTCCAGCAGGATCATCTGCGGTGTGTGCTGGCGGGCCAGGTCCAGGCCCAGTTGGCCCTGCATGCTCGACAGCAACTGAATCCCCGGGCGGCGCTGCAGCAGGGTTTCGATCAGCGCCAGGCTTTGCAGGTTGTCTTCGATGCAGAGGATCTTGCCCTGATAGGGGCTGGGCGTGGGCAGCGCCGGCGGTTGCAGCAGTACAGTGGCCGGCGTCGCGGCCGGGGCATCGGGCAGGCGCACGCAGGGCAGTTCGAGGATGAAGCGGCTGCCGCTGCCCGGTGTGCTGTGCACCTCCAGGCTGCCGTCCATCATCTCCAGCAGGCTCTTGCTCAGGGCCAGGCCCAGGCCGGTGCCTTCGACCTTGGGGTCGGCGTCCAGGCGTTCGAAAGGCTTGAACAGGCGTTGCAGGTGATCGGCGGCAATCCCGGCCCCGGTGTCGATCACGGCAATGCGCAGGCGCGGCTCCTCCAGGGTCACCTCGATGCTGACCCGGCCCTGGGCGCGGTTGTACTTGATGGCGTTGGACAGCAGGTTGAGCAGCACCTGGATCAGCCGCTGGCGGTCGGCAATCACCCCGCTGTCGGCGGGCAGTTCCGGCAAGGCACTGAGCTGGATGCCGGCGTCGGTGGCCATCGGCGACACCAGGGTCAGGGCTTCATGCAGCACCGCCGCCAGGGGCATGGGCTCGACGTTCAGCGGCAGGCGCCCGGCTTCGATGCGGGCGATGTCCAGCACCTCGTTGATCAGCCCCAGCAGGTGCTGGCCGGCCCGCAGGATATGCCCGACCTGGGGCCGCTGGCCGGCGCTGGAGTCCATGTCCAGCAGTTGCGCGAAACCGAGGATGGCATTGAGCGGGGTGCGCAGTTCGTGGCTCATGCGCGAGAGGAATTCGCTCTTGGCGCGGCTGGCGCTTTCGGCTTCTTCGCGGGCGGTGCCCAGGGCGATTTCCGCGGCGCGGCGGTCGGTGATGTCCCGGGTGATCTTGGAAAACCCCCGCAGGGCGCCGCTGGCGTCGTATTGCGCGGTGATCACCACGCTGGCCCAGAAGCGGCTGCCGTCCTTGCGGCAGCGCCAGCCTTCTTCCATGTAGTGGCCGTGGGCGGTGGCTTCGCGCAGGGCCATCTCCGGGTGCTGCGGGCATTCCTCCGGCAGGTAGAACAGGGAGAAATGGCGGCCGATGATTTCCTGATCGCGGTAGCCCTTGATCCGTTCGGCGCCGAAGTTCCAGGTGGTGACCATGCCGGCGGTATCCAGGGCGAAGATCCCGTAGTCCTTGACCCCGTCGATGATCAGGCGCAGGCGTTCCTCGTTGTCGCGCAGGGCGCGCTCGCGCTCGGCCAGCAGTTGCCCGGCCTCCACCAGGCGCGTGCCCAGCTGGCCGATTTCATCCAGCTCCGGGGCTTGCGGCAGCAGGGGCTGGCCCAGGGCCAGGCGCTGGGCGTTGCCCTGGACCTGCTGCACCCGGGTGACGATGCCCCGGGACAGCAGCAGCACCGCGACAATGGCGCCGAACAGCCCGCAACCGGCGGCCAGCAGGGTGGCGAACAGCAGGCGCATGCGGGTCGCCGCCGCGGCCGCGGTGCGTTCGGCCAGCAGCGCGTCCTCGTGGATGCGCATGGCGCTGATCTGCTCGCGCAGCACATCCAGCACCTGCTTGTTGTCGATGAGGATCGCGGTCACCGTGGCGCTGTCGTCGCGGCTGCCGTTGCGCAGGGCCACCAGGCCTTCGAGCTTGGTCTGGATCAGCGGGGTGATGCTGTGCAGGTACTCGCGCATGCGCGTGTCGCGCACGTTGCGATCCAGGCGCTGCAAGGCGGCTTCGATCTGCGGGCGGGCCTGGAGGTAGGCGGGCAGGAAGTCCTCGCTGCGGGTCAGCAAGTAACCGCGCACACTGGCCGCGGCCTCGGCCAGCAGGGTGTGCACGGTCTGAATGTCGCCCTGCACCAGCAGCACCCGGCGCACGTCCTCTTCGGCGCGAGCGGTCTGGCGTTCTGCGCTGTAGATCAGCACCAGCGACAGCAGCAGGATCACCAGCGGCAGGGATATCACCACCAGCGCCTTGCCCCGCAGCGGCAGGTCGGCCCAGCGCCGGGCGCTGCGCAGGTTCATGGCCACTGCCCGCTGGGCTGGGCCACCAGCCCCAGGGCGATGCCGCGCACCGCCGCCTGGGTACGGTCGGAGGCGCCGAGCTTGCCGATCACCCGCTCGACGTGGGCCTTGGCGGTGCCGGTGGTGATGCCGAGCTTTTCGCCGATCTCGCGGTTGCTGAAGCCACCGGCCACCAGCCCCAGGACCTGGCGCTCGCGGGCGGTCAGGGCCTGGGCCTGGGGGATCTGGCCGCTGCCGCGCTCGGTCATGCGTCGCAGCAGGCGCGCGCTGACCGCGCTGTTGAGGGCCTCCTCGCCCTGGGCCACCCGTTGCAGGGCGCCGATCACTTCGTCGCGGCTGGCGTCCTTGAGCAGGTAGCCCACGGCGCCGGCGGTCATGGCCGCTTCCAGGTGATCGGGGCTGTCGTCCATGGTGAAGATCACCACCTTGACCTCGGGCTGGCGCTGCTGCAGAAGGCGCGCGGCCCCCAGGCCATTGAGCCGCGGCATGCGGATGTCGAGGATGGCGATGTCCGGGCGCAGTTGCTCGCACAGGGCCAGGGCTTCTTCACCGTCCCTGGCCTGGCCCACCACCTCGAATTCCGGATTGCCCGCCAGCAGGGCGACGAAACCGGTGCGGGTCACTTCATGATCGTCCGCCAGGACCAGGCGTATCAGCGTACTCATAGCACTGGCTCCAAGGGCTGGACGGGAACCCTGGCCAGCAGCCGGGTGCCATTGCCGGGCCGGCTGTCGCAGCTGAAGTAGCCGCCCAGCAGATGGGCGCGTTCGTGCATGGCGACCTGACCCAACTGTTCGGCCACCGGGGCCGGCGAGCTGATGAAGCCGCAACCGTCGTCGCTGACCCCGAGCAGCGCCTGGCCGTCCTCCAGGGCCAGGCTCAGGTGCACCTGCGAGGCCCGGGCGTGCTTGAGGATGTTGTTGATGGCTTCCTGGGCGATGCGGAACAGGGCGATTTCCACTGCGTCGGGCAGGCGCTGCGGCGCGCGCTGGCCCCAGTACACCAGCAGGCCGGCGTCGCGCAGGCGGTCGGCTTCGCGGTCGATGGCCCGCAGCAGGCCGAAGTCGTCGAGCACGTGAGGGCGCAAGCCGCCGATCAGCTGCCGGCCTTCGCCGACGCAACCCTGGGCCAGTTGCAGGATGGTCTGCAGGTCCTGCTGCAGCTCGGCGGACAACGGCGGACAGCGCCCGGCGAAGCCCTGCAGGCGCTGATGGAGTCCGGCCAGGGTTTGCGCCAGGCCGTCGTGCAGGTCATAGGCGACCCGCTTGCGTTCGTCTTCCTGGGCGCTGAACAGGCGCTGCACCAGTTCCGACATGCTGCGTTCCCGGGCTTGCAGGTCGCGCAGCAGGCGCTGGTTTTCCAGGTGCGCGGCCAGCAGGGTGGCCAGCAGTTGCAGGGATTCCAGGTCTTCGCTGTCCGGCGGGCTGATGGGCACGCTGTTGGCCAGCAGCAGGGCGCCGAAGGCCCGGC
Protein-coding sequences here:
- a CDS encoding CPBP family intramembrane glutamic endopeptidase, which produces MTHLFSPPGVCAPERSTYRFFPRLGLFILATLLYILSGVPGILLMPTVMQSYLVFVIISGAAALSLSILFAIQYRSGLAAQLRGRTFIQPLKMGALCLIALYALCGVIIMFLSLPQEAFMNELLTGLDTRQTLIKVASLIVLPPILEELYFRHYLLRLFPYENSQLWKWIAVIATSAIFAGFHTQYDNWTSIALLFACGCVLAIARIASGAVLVPILLHMLLEVIALSADWAFKLADLYG
- a CDS encoding bile acid:sodium symporter family protein gives rise to the protein MTRSRLLPDNFTLTLIGVVLLASFLPASGQVAVGFGWLTNLAIGLLFFLHGAKLSREAIIAGAGHWRLHLLVFSLTFVLFPLLGLALKPLLSPLVGNDLYLGMLYLCALPATVQSAIAFTSLARGNIPAAICSAAASSLFGIFLTPLLVTLLLNVHGDSGSTLDAIVKISVQLLLPFIAGQIARRWIGAWVGRNKNWLRFVDQGSILLVVYGAFSEAVNEGIWHQIPLWELAGLVVACCILLALVLLASSFLGKLFGFDQEDRITILFCGSKKSLATGVPMAQVLFAGSTLGVLILPLMLFHQIQLMVCAVLAQRYAKRPESVAELMGQVDP
- a CDS encoding AraC family transcriptional regulator translates to MPPKGHEKIVRRSIPGLPSLPRPVYGRTESLPNRALTRRHSHPWVQLSYAIAGVLEIQTSAGRFIAPPQRAVWIPAGVPHRVFSSPRTEMRSLYLDCSVTTWAATDSCQVLAVSSLLRELIRAFSELPVEYVEDSADGRLAQVLLDQLAAAPQLDLMLPLPLDPRLRAIYRSLQAHPEQPTTLRQWSYKLGVTEKTLSRLFLKDTGLTFRAWRQRLRLLGALTPLEQGERVTDVALACGYDSTSAFIAAFRQQFDATPGEFFRDL
- a CDS encoding response regulator; this encodes MTADMRILIVDDQRPNLDLMEQLLAREGLHNVLSSTQPLRTLELFNSFEPDLVILDLHMPEFDGFAVLEQLNRRIPAHDYLPILVLTADATRDTRLRALALGARDFISKPLDALETLLRIWNLLETRALYKTLRTLVPPEQIALLRPSRA
- a CDS encoding ATP-binding protein; the encoded protein is MNLRSARRWADLPLRGKALVVISLPLVILLLSLVLIYSAERQTARAEEDVRRVLLVQGDIQTVHTLLAEAAASVRGYLLTRSEDFLPAYLQARPQIEAALQRLDRNVRDTRMREYLHSITPLIQTKLEGLVALRNGSRDDSATVTAILIDNKQVLDVLREQISAMRIHEDALLAERTAAAAATRMRLLFATLLAAGCGLFGAIVAVLLLSRGIVTRVQQVQGNAQRLALGQPLLPQAPELDEIGQLGTRLVEAGQLLAERERALRDNEERLRLIIDGVKDYGIFALDTAGMVTTWNFGAERIKGYRDQEIIGRHFSLFYLPEECPQHPEMALREATAHGHYMEEGWRCRKDGSRFWASVVITAQYDASGALRGFSKITRDITDRRAAEIALGTAREEAESASRAKSEFLSRMSHELRTPLNAILGFAQLLDMDSSAGQRPQVGHILRAGQHLLGLINEVLDIARIEAGRLPLNVEPMPLAAVLHEALTLVSPMATDAGIQLSALPELPADSGVIADRQRLIQVLLNLLSNAIKYNRAQGRVSIEVTLEEPRLRIAVIDTGAGIAADHLQRLFKPFERLDADPKVEGTGLGLALSKSLLEMMDGSLEVHSTPGSGSRFILELPCVRLPDAPAATPATVLLQPPALPTPSPYQGKILCIEDNLQSLALIETLLQRRPGIQLLSSMQGQLGLDLARQHTPQMILLDVNLPDLQGLQVLQRLRASSNTATTPILMITADASELTQRRLLEAGATAILTKPIQIPAFFAHLDACLAEPL
- a CDS encoding response regulator; protein product: MSTLIRLVLADDHEVTRTGFVALLAGNPEFEVVGQARDGEEALALCEQLRPDIAILDIRMPRLNGLGAARLLQQRQPEVKVVIFTMDDSPDHLEAAMTAGAVGYLLKDASRDEVIGALQRVAQGEEALNSAVSARLLRRMTERGSGQIPQAQALTARERQVLGLVAGGFSNREIGEKLGITTGTAKAHVERVIGKLGASDRTQAAVRGIALGLVAQPSGQWP
- a CDS encoding sensor histidine kinase, giving the protein MSTPSFDPASALALRSQYRQSQSRAARLRLLVDTGQELLQLPPEQMRQRVVQRACAFAAMDHGLLLEWAEDGVVHTRAALGHEERLQGLRALADHPQWPEPPPTPDSAVLRVLLHRADGRAFGALLLANSVPISPPDSEDLESLQLLATLLAAHLENQRLLRDLQARERSMSELVQRLFSAQEDERKRVAYDLHDGLAQTLAGLHQRLQGFAGRCPPLSAELQQDLQTILQLAQGCVGEGRQLIGGLRPHVLDDFGLLRAIDREADRLRDAGLLVYWGQRAPQRLPDAVEIALFRIAQEAINNILKHARASQVHLSLALEDGQALLGVSDDGCGFISSPAPVAEQLGQVAMHERAHLLGGYFSCDSRPGNGTRLLARVPVQPLEPVL